From Cervus elaphus chromosome 33, mCerEla1.1, whole genome shotgun sequence, the proteins below share one genomic window:
- the TTC30A gene encoding tetratricopeptide repeat protein 30A produces MAGLGGEPIPDGEFTAVVYRLIRDARYAEAVQLLGGELQRSPRSRAGLSLLGYCYYRLQEFAQAAECYEQLRQLHPELEQYRLYQAQALYKACLYPEATRVAFLLLDNPAYHNRVLRLQAAIKYSEGDLPGARSLVEQLLSGEGGEDSGGENELDGQVNLGCLLYKEGHYEAACSKFSAALQASGYRPDLSYNLALAYVSSRQYASALKHIVEIIEHGIRQHPELGVGMTIEGIDVRSVGNTLVLHQTALVEAFNLKAAIEYQLRKYEAAQETLTDMPPRAEEELDPVTLHNQALMNMDVRPTEGFEKLQFLLQQIPFPPETFGNLLLLYCKYEYFDLAADVLAENAHLTYKFLTPYLYDFLDAMITCQTAPEEAFVKLEGLAGMLTEQLRRLTKQVQEARHNKDDEAVKKAENEYDETLEKYIPVLMAQAKIYWNLENYPMVEKIFRKSVEFCNDHDVWKLNVAHVLFMQENKYKEAIGFYEPIVKKNYDNILKVSAIVLANLCVSYIMTSQNEEAEELMRKIEKEEEQLSYDDPDKKIYHFCIVNLVIGTLYCAKGNYDFGISRVIKSLEPYNKKLGTDTWYYAKRCFLSLLENMSKHMIVPRDSVIQECVQFLEHCELYGRNIPAVIEQPLEQERMHTGKNTVTYESRELKALIYEIIDWNM; encoded by the coding sequence TTGTGTACCGGCTCATCCGGGATGCCCGGTACGCCGAGGCCGTGCAGCTGCTGGGCGGAGAGCTCCAGCGGAGCCCGAGAAGCCGCGCCGGGCTGTCGCTGCTGGGCTACTGCTACTACCGCCTACAGGAGTTCGCGCAGGCGGCCGAATGCTATGAGCAGCTGCGCCAACTGCACCCGGAGCTGGAGCAGTACCGCCTGTACCAGGCCCAGGCCCTGTACAAGGCCTGCCTCTACCCAGAGGCCACCCGCGTGGCATTCCTCCTCCTGGACAACCCCGCCTACCACAACCGGGTCCTCCGTCTCCAAGCCGCGATCAAGTACAGCGAAGGCGACCTGCCCGGGGCCAGAAGCCTGGTGGAGCAGCTACTGagtggagaaggaggagaagacagCGGGGGCGAGAACGAGCTGGATGGCCAGGTCAATCTGGGTTGTTTGCTGTACAAGGAGGGACATTATGAAGCCGCGTGTTCCAAGTTCTCTGCGGCCCTGCAGGCTTCGGGCTACCGGCCTGATCTTTCCTACAACCTGGCTTTGGCCTATGTCAGCAGCCGACAGTATGCATCTGCCCTAAAGCATATCGTGGAGATTATTGAACATGGTATCCGCCAGCACCCAGAGCTGGGTGTGGGCATGACCATTGAGGGCATTGATGTTCGAAGTGTTGGCAACACCTTAGTCCTTCACCAGACTGCTTTGGTGGAAGCCTTCAACCTCAAGGCTGCCATAGAATACCAACTGAGAAAGTATGAGGCGGCCCAAGAAACCCTCACTGACATGCCACCAAGGGCAGAGGAAGAGTTAGACCCCGTGACCCTGCACAATCAGGCACTAATGAACATGGATGTCAGGCCCACAGAAGGGTTTGAAAAACTACAATTTTTGCTCCAACAgatcccctttcctccagagaccTTTGGCAACCTGTTGCTGCTCTATTGTAAATATGAGTATTTTGACCTGGCAGCAGACGTCCTGGCAGAGAATGCCCATTTGACTTACAAGTTCCTCACACCTTATCTCTATGACTTCTTGGATGCCATGATCACTTGCCAGACAGCTCCTGAAGAGGCTTTCGTTAAGCTTGAGGGCCTAGCAGGGATGCTGACTGAACAGCTCAGGAGACTCACCAAACAAGTGCAGGAAGCAAGACACAATAAAGATGATGAAGCTGTCAAAAAGGCAGAGAATGAATATGATGAAACCCTTGAGAAGTACATTCCTGTGTTGATGGCCCAGGCCAAAATATACTGGAACCTTGAAAATTACCCAATGGTAGAAAAGATTTTCCGCAAATCTGTGGAATTCTGTAATGACCACGATGTGTGGAAGCTGAATGTGGCTCATGTTCTGTTCATGCAGGAAAACAAATACAAAGAAGCCATAGGTTTTTATGAGCCAATAGTCAAGAAGAATTATGACAACATCCTGAAAGTCAGTGCTATTGTGCTGGCCAACCTGTGTGTTTCATATATTATGACAAGTcagaatgaagaagctgaggaGTTGATGAGGAAGATTGAAAAGGAGGAAGAACAGCTCTCTTATGATGACCCAGATAAGAAAATCTACCATTTCTGCATTGTGAATTTGGTGATAGGGACACTTTACTGTGCCAAAGGAAATTATGACTTTGGTATTTCCCGGGTTATCAAAAGCTTGGAACCTTATAATAAAAAACTAGGAACTGATACGTGGTATTATGCCAAAAGATGCTTCCTGTCATTATTAGAAAACATGTCAAAACACATGATTGTACCTCGTGACAGTGTCATTCAAGAATGTGTTCAGTTCCTAGAACACTGCGAACTTTACGGGAGGAACATACCTGCTGTTATTGAGCAACCCCTGGAACAAGAAAGAATGCATACTGGAAAGAATACAGTCACATATGAATCCAGAGAGTTAAAAGCTTTGATTTATGAGATTATAGACTGGAATATGTAG